DNA sequence from the Paenibacillus physcomitrellae genome:
GCAGGCCAAGCCGCTCGGCCTGGTCTTGGATCAGCTTCGCCTTATGCGCGTGCACGTCATTGGCGATGACGGTTCCGCTGCCTTCCATCCGTTCCGCTATGTGACAGGATTTCCCGCCGGGAGCCGCGCAGCAGTCCAGCACTTTCATACCGGGCCGGGCATCCACCGCCTCGGCGACCAGCATGGAGCTTTCGTCCTGGACGGACAGCAAGCCTTCCCGGTACCAGGCCGATAGCGCCATGTTTCCGCCGCCCTGCACAATAATGCCGTCCCCCGACAGCGGGGACGCAGCCGCTTCAAACCCTTGAGCAGTCATCTCCTTGAGCAGGCCCTCCCGGTCCGTCTTCGTCCGGTTGACCCGGACGCTGACAGACGGCGGTTCGTTGTCGGCCCGGCAGATCGCCTCGGCCGTGTCGGCACCGTACTGCCGGATCCAGCCCTCGACCATCCACTCGGGATGGGATTCCGCAAGGGCAATCCGCTGCGCTGCAGGCAGATCTTCCGGCAGCTTCAGCGTCTCTTTCTGGCGGAGCACATTCCGCAGCACGCCGTTCACCATGCCGGAAATGCCCTGATGACCGCGTTTCTTGGCAATGTTGACCGCCTCGTTAACCGCCGCATGGGCAGGAATCCGGTCCAAATAATAAAGCTGGTAGAAGCTGAGTCTCAGCAGATTGCGAACCCATGGCTGCAGCTTGCCCAATCCTTTGGACACAAATTTACCGAGAAAATAATCGATCGTCGACCGTCTAGAAATCGTGCCGTAAACCAGCTCGGTAGCAAGCCCAACGTCCGGGCCGGACAAACCGGCGCTTTGAATGGCTCCGTTCAGCAGCAAGTTACTATAGGCGCCTTCGGTTTCCACTTCCGTCAGCACATAAAGCGCCGTTTCGCGTGCGGTAGACATGCCGCGGCCACCTGCAATCGATCCTTTCCACTTGGAGCGGGGCCCTCGTCCACCGGCATTGCCGGATGAAGGTCCTTGGACTTTATCCGGTGTTTGCCCCGTAGTTTTGCCTTTTCCAGATTTGCTTCTGCCAGAAGCTGATCCGCCTGCTTTGCCGGAAGCTTGTCCAGCCGTTTTTGAGACCGGAGCTTGTCCTGCAACTTTTGAGATCGAAGCTTGGCCTGCCCGCTTGGAAGCCGGAGCTTGTCCTCCGGCCTTTGATGCCGAACTAGCCTTGGATGCGGAACTTCCGCCTTCGTTTCTTCCGCCGCTCATGACAAAACCTCGCCCGTCTTCATTTGGCCGCCTCGCAGAAATTCAGCCGCGGGCATCGCTTTTTTGCCTGCAGGCTGCACGCGCGTAAGCAGCACCGTACCGCTGCCGGTCTGCACCTCGATGCCTTTGTCAGACAATGCCAGCACCGTGCCCGGAGCCTGGCCCGAACCCCCGCCGCTTTCCTTGGCTACCGAGAGTTCCCAAACCTTAAACACATCCCCGTTCCAGGTCGTAAATCCACCGGAAAAAGGCAGCAGCCCCCGCACCCGGTTCCGGATGCTTTCGGCATCGGCGCTCCAGTCGATTTTCTCATCCTCCCGGGTCAGGTTCGGCGCATAGGTCGATTCGGCATCGTTTTGCGGAATACGGTCAGCCCGGCCTTCAATAATCAGCGGAAGCTGCTCCTTAAGAAGCTCGGCCCCCGCCGTGCTCAGCTTGTCAAAAATCGTGCCCGATGTGTCGATATACTCAATCGGAACGACTACCTTGGCGATCATGTCGCCGGTGTCCAATCCTTCAGCCATATACATCAGCGTAACGCCTGTTTCCTTCTCGCCGTTAATAATCGAGCGCTGAATCGGCGCGCCACCGCGGTATTTCGGCAGCAGTGAACCATGCACGTTCAGACAGCCGAATTTCGGCAGATCCAGTACAGCTTTCGGTAAAATCTGCCCGTAAGCGGCGGTCACGATCAGATCCGGCTTCAGGGCCGCCACTTCAGCAACCGCTTCAGGAGCACGCAGACGAGAAGGCTGAAGCACGGGGATCCCGTGCTTCAAAGCCGCTTCCTTCACGGGAGTTGGAGTCAGCACTTTCTTCCGTCCCTGCGGACGGTCCGGCTGCGTCACGACACCCACGACGTTATAGCCTTCGGCCAAAAGCATCTCGAGAGACGGAACCGCAAACTGCGGAGTCCCCATAAATACTATATTCATGCCATCAGCCTCACTCTCGTTCCTCTTCTTCACGAGGAGTTTCGTATACCCGTTCAGCAATATCTGTGTACAGAACGCCGTCCAGATGATCGATTTCATGCTGGAACGCACGAGCCAGCAGATCGGAGCCGGTATAAGTGACTTCCTTGCCGTTGCGGTCCAGGCCTTTCACAGTCACCGTCTGGGCGCGTTTAACATCGCCGCGGTAGCCGGGAATGCTGAGGCAGCCTTCAGGGCCAAACTGTTCGCCGTCTTTGGACACGATCTCAGGGTTAATCAGCTCGATCAGCCCGTTTTCGTCGCCGACGTCCACCACGATCATCCGTTTCAAAATACCGACCTGCGGAGCAGCCAATCCAACGCCTTCAGCGTGGTACATGGTGTCGGCCATATCGGTCAGCAGCTTTTGCACGTTAGGGGTAATCTTCGTAACTTCCTTCGCTCTCTTGTGGAGCACTTCATCCGGTTCAAGCACAATAATTCTTAATGCCATATAAATTCCCTTCCTTCACATCACGGAGTCAATTGTATATTTTTAGTATATGCCAAGAATAAAATGGGAGGTTCCTTGCCCACCATTCTTACATCAACATTTGCGGGTCTACGTCGATACTAATCTGGAACAGGGGATCTTTGGTTCCGCCAAGCAGGCCGTCGGCGGTTTGCCGCACCAGCTCAACCGCGTCGATGTCTCCCCGATATTTTACCATACATTGAAAACGATAGCGTTTCTTTAACCTCGGCATCGGGGAGGCAATAGGCCCAAGAATGTCCAGCGCTTCCGCAGACAAGCGGTCCAGGCTGCCGAATATCCCCTTCTTGACGGCATTGCCGCGCAGCTCGGCCGCAAAATTCTCAGCCATGCGCACCAGCACCGGCATATGCTCGTGAGACAGCGTGATCAGGATCAGCCGGCAGTAAGGCGGATAGCCAAGCCCCCTGCGGTGCTGGAGCTCCTCACGAACAAACGACAGATAATCATGCCTGCTGGCATGGACGATTGAATAATGCTCCGGCATATAGGATTGGATAAAAACCTCACCCGGCAGCTGATGCCGCCCCGCCCGCCCAGCCACCTGCGTCAGCAGCTGGAACGTCTTCTCGGCCGCGCGGAAGTCCGGGAGATTCAAAGCCGAATCCGCCGCAATCGCCCCCACGAGGGTGACATTCGGGAAATCCAGACCTTTTGCGACCATCTGCGTGCCGAGCAGAACGTCGCCCTTTTGCTCGCGGAACGCCTGCAGCAGACGTTCATGCGAGCCTTTTTCCGTTGTCGTATCGACATCCATCCGGATCACGCGGATGCCCGGGAACAGCTTGGCCAGCTCTCCTTCGACACGTTGGGTTCCCGTTCCGAAGTAGCGGATATGCTCGCTTCCGCATTCCGGGCAGGTCGAAGGAGCAGGCTCCGCATGGCCGCAGTAATGACAGCGCATATTGTTGGATTTCTCATGATAGGTCAGTGAAATATCACAATCCGGACAACTCGCCACATAACCGCAGCTGCGGCACATGACAAAAGTCGAGAAGCCCCGGCGGTTCAGGAACAGAACGGACTGCTCCTTCCGCTCCAGCCGGTCAGCAATCGCCTGATGCAGCGGGCGGCTGAACATGGAGCGGTTGCCTTCCTTCAGCTCCTCCCGCATATCCACGATGTTGACTTTGGGCAGGCTGCTGCCTAAAGGGCGATTCCGCATTTCCAGCAGCATCGGCGCAAACTCGTCATCAGACTGGGAACGCGCCGCATGGTAGCTTTCCAGCGATGGCGTTGCCGAGCCGAGAATGACAACGGCCCCATGCTGCTGCGCTCTCCGAACGGCGACATCACGGGCGTGATACTTGGGCGTTTCCTCCTGTTTGTAGGAGGTTTCATGCTCTTCATCCATCACGATCAGGCCGAGACGTTCAAAAGGAGCAAACACAGCCGAACGTGCGCCGATCGCAACCTGGACTTTGCCTTCACGGATTTTGCGCCATTCATCATAACGTTCTCCGCCCGACAAACGGCTGTGCAGAATCGCCACCTTGTTGCCAAATCGTCCTTTAAACCGCTCTACCATCTGCGGTGTCAGTGAAATTTCAGGCACCAGCACAATGGCTTGACGATCCTGGGCGATACAACGTTCAATCGTCTGCAGGTAAACCTCAGTTTTCCCGCTGCCCGTTACGCCATGCAGCAGGAAGGTATCATGAACACGGGCCTGAAGGGCTCCGTTGATTTTAGCGAATACATAGCTTTGCTCTTCGGTCAGCTCCAGCGGAGCCGTCGGTTTAAAACGGCGGTCGGCGTAAGGGTCGCGGTAAACCTCGACATCCTCAATGACCGCATACCCTTTCTCCGCCAGCTTCTTGACCGTTCCTGCCGTAACGCCGAGGGTCGACAGCAGCTCCTGCTGTGAAATCGGAATCCCGACTTCAAGCAGAAACTCCAGCACTTCCTTCTGACGGCGGGCCTGAGCTGTAAACGAAGCAAGCGCCGCTTCCGCCGCCTCGCCGGATACGGCCGCGGCTACCGTTTTGACCGTCTTTCTGCGCATCTGGTCTTTGATCTGCTGAGTCTCTACCAGCAAACCTTGACTTAGCAGTGCTTTAACCGATTCTCCTTCTTCGGGATACCGTTTGCCCAGCTGCGATAGCGGGACAGGACCGGCGTTCCGAACAAATTCCAGGATCAAGCGGGCTTCGGGAGGCAACGCCGCCGTTAAGGCAAACAGCTCTCCCTGTTCACCTCTCCCTGACTCGTCAACCGGGTAGGACAAGTCCGGGCTGTTCGCTTTGCCTGATGCAGGAACACCGGCTCCGGCAGCAGCCTCCAAATGTCCAGGCAGCGAATCGGGAACGCTGATGTATCGTTCAGCTTTGCCTTTTAGCGCCGACGGAATCATGACCTGCAGCGCAGCAATCGTCGTGCAGGCGTATTTGCGGCTCATCCAGCCTGCCAGCTCCACCAGATCCGGCGACAGTGGCGGCAGATGATCGAGCAGCTCCTGAATCGGCTTGATCCTCGCCGGATCCATATCCGATTGTTTCTCCAATCCTACCACGAACCCTTGCAGGGTTCTGCGTCCGAATGGCACGCCAACCCGGCTGCCGACTTCAATCCAGCAGGCCATCTCCGGCGGAATCCGGTAATCAAACGGCCGGTCGGTATCGCGGCTCGGCACATCCACAATTACTTTGGCTATCGTATACATCAGGCCTGCGCTCCTGAAAGACGCTGTGCGGCCAGTTCGAGAATCCGGCGGGCGGTATGCTGTTTGGAGAGCAGCGGCAGGTCCTGCACCAGCCCGTTCGCATCATAAATATGAACGATATTCGTATCGGTGCCGAATCCGGCTCCCTCAGACGTAACGTCATTGGCTACGATCAGATCGCAGTTTTTACGGCGGAGTTTATCTAGGGCATACTGTTCCAGATCATGAGTTTCAGCCGCAAAACCAATCAAGAACTGCCTGGTTTTTCTTTGGCCCAGCTGCTCCAGAATATCGATGTTTTTGACCAGTTCAAGGGTCAGCGTGTCCCCGCTTTTTTTGATCTTACGATCTGCCTGAACCGCTGGCCGGTAATCAGCGACGGCCGCCGCTTTAATAATGATGTCGCTGGCGTCAAAATGGCTCATGACGGCATCGTACATATTTTGCGCGGACTGGACGCGCTCCAGCTCGATGCCTTTTCCGGCAGGCGGCAGAATCTGCGTGTTTCCGGCAATCAGCACAACCTCCGCGCCAAGCTCGCGCGCGGCTTCCGCCAGGGCAAAGCCCATTTTTCCCGAAGAATCGTTGGTAATATAACGGACCGGGTCGATGCGCTCGACCGTTCCGCCCGCGGTGATCACGACTTTCTTCCCGGCTAACGGCCCTGCTGTGCGGGCCTCTTCCCGGTTAAAGAACTGCTGCACAACAGCCACAATCTCCTCTGGTTCCTCAAGACGTCCCTTTCCGACATATCCGCAAGCCAGAAGTCCGCTGCCGGGCTCAACGAACATAACCCCGCGCTCCACCAGCTCGTTCATATTGCGAACCACTGCGGGATGCTGGTACATATGTACATTCATCGCCGGGGCGACCATAATCGGCGCTTCGGTAGCCAGCAATGTGGTGGACAGCATATCATCCGCCAGCCCCGCGGCCATCTTCCCGATCATATTGGCGGTTGCCGGAGCAACCAGCACCAGTTCGGCCCAATCGGCGAGATCGATGTGCGCGATCACCGATGGATCTTTTTCGTCAAAGGTATCCGAGTACACCGGGGCTTTCGACAGAGCCAGAAAAGTAAGCTCCCCGATAAATTTCTTGGCTGACTCCGTCATAATGACCCGTACTTCGGCCCCCTGTTTGACAAGCTTGCTGCACAGGGAAGCGGCCTTGAACGCCGCAATTCCCCCTGTGACGCCCAGCACAATTTTTTTGCCGGTCAACATCTTATTTCCCCCGCTTTCAATCTGGATATCCGGAACTCCCAGGCAAAAATCCCCACAGACAGGAAGAAACGCCGCACCCGGCCTAACCGGAGTTACCGCGTTCCTTCTTTGAGGGTGTATGGCTTATACTCGCTTCTCTTTTAAAAAAATAACAACCTTACGGTTGTCATTATCAGCAAAGCTGCAGATTATTCCTGTTCGTTTCCGTCTTCGGAAAACTCGTTTCCGTCGCGTTTGATTTTTACAAAATCACCGTAGATTTCTTCAAGGGCAACGCCAACCTGCTTGTGGGATTTAGGCCCCTTAAGCTCGGACTTTTCGCCTTCTCTGAGCT
Encoded proteins:
- the priA gene encoding primosomal protein N', whose product is MYTIAKVIVDVPSRDTDRPFDYRIPPEMACWIEVGSRVGVPFGRRTLQGFVVGLEKQSDMDPARIKPIQELLDHLPPLSPDLVELAGWMSRKYACTTIAALQVMIPSALKGKAERYISVPDSLPGHLEAAAGAGVPASGKANSPDLSYPVDESGRGEQGELFALTAALPPEARLILEFVRNAGPVPLSQLGKRYPEEGESVKALLSQGLLVETQQIKDQMRRKTVKTVAAAVSGEAAEAALASFTAQARRQKEVLEFLLEVGIPISQQELLSTLGVTAGTVKKLAEKGYAVIEDVEVYRDPYADRRFKPTAPLELTEEQSYVFAKINGALQARVHDTFLLHGVTGSGKTEVYLQTIERCIAQDRQAIVLVPEISLTPQMVERFKGRFGNKVAILHSRLSGGERYDEWRKIREGKVQVAIGARSAVFAPFERLGLIVMDEEHETSYKQEETPKYHARDVAVRRAQQHGAVVILGSATPSLESYHAARSQSDDEFAPMLLEMRNRPLGSSLPKVNIVDMREELKEGNRSMFSRPLHQAIADRLERKEQSVLFLNRRGFSTFVMCRSCGYVASCPDCDISLTYHEKSNNMRCHYCGHAEPAPSTCPECGSEHIRYFGTGTQRVEGELAKLFPGIRVIRMDVDTTTEKGSHERLLQAFREQKGDVLLGTQMVAKGLDFPNVTLVGAIAADSALNLPDFRAAEKTFQLLTQVAGRAGRHQLPGEVFIQSYMPEHYSIVHASRHDYLSFVREELQHRRGLGYPPYCRLILITLSHEHMPVLVRMAENFAAELRGNAVKKGIFGSLDRLSAEALDILGPIASPMPRLKKRYRFQCMVKYRGDIDAVELVRQTADGLLGGTKDPLFQISIDVDPQMLM
- the rpoZ gene encoding DNA-directed RNA polymerase subunit omega — translated: MLYPSIDKMLEKVDSKYSLVVAASRRARQLREGEKSELKGPKSHKQVGVALEEIYGDFVKIKRDGNEFSEDGNEQE
- the def gene encoding peptide deformylase yields the protein MALRIIVLEPDEVLHKRAKEVTKITPNVQKLLTDMADTMYHAEGVGLAAPQVGILKRMIVVDVGDENGLIELINPEIVSKDGEQFGPEGCLSIPGYRGDVKRAQTVTVKGLDRNGKEVTYTGSDLLARAFQHEIDHLDGVLYTDIAERVYETPREEEERE
- the coaBC gene encoding bifunctional phosphopantothenoylcysteine decarboxylase/phosphopantothenate--cysteine ligase CoaBC, which produces MLTGKKIVLGVTGGIAAFKAASLCSKLVKQGAEVRVIMTESAKKFIGELTFLALSKAPVYSDTFDEKDPSVIAHIDLADWAELVLVAPATANMIGKMAAGLADDMLSTTLLATEAPIMVAPAMNVHMYQHPAVVRNMNELVERGVMFVEPGSGLLACGYVGKGRLEEPEEIVAVVQQFFNREEARTAGPLAGKKVVITAGGTVERIDPVRYITNDSSGKMGFALAEAARELGAEVVLIAGNTQILPPAGKGIELERVQSAQNMYDAVMSHFDASDIIIKAAAVADYRPAVQADRKIKKSGDTLTLELVKNIDILEQLGQRKTRQFLIGFAAETHDLEQYALDKLRRKNCDLIVANDVTSEGAGFGTDTNIVHIYDANGLVQDLPLLSKQHTARRILELAAQRLSGAQA
- the fmt gene encoding methionyl-tRNA formyltransferase gives rise to the protein MNIVFMGTPQFAVPSLEMLLAEGYNVVGVVTQPDRPQGRKKVLTPTPVKEAALKHGIPVLQPSRLRAPEAVAEVAALKPDLIVTAAYGQILPKAVLDLPKFGCLNVHGSLLPKYRGGAPIQRSIINGEKETGVTLMYMAEGLDTGDMIAKVVVPIEYIDTSGTIFDKLSTAGAELLKEQLPLIIEGRADRIPQNDAESTYAPNLTREDEKIDWSADAESIRNRVRGLLPFSGGFTTWNGDVFKVWELSVAKESGGGSGQAPGTVLALSDKGIEVQTGSGTVLLTRVQPAGKKAMPAAEFLRGGQMKTGEVLS
- the rsmB gene encoding 16S rRNA (cytosine(967)-C(5))-methyltransferase RsmB, which gives rise to MSGGRNEGGSSASKASSASKAGGQAPASKRAGQASISKVAGQAPVSKTAGQASGKAGGSASGRSKSGKGKTTGQTPDKVQGPSSGNAGGRGPRSKWKGSIAGGRGMSTARETALYVLTEVETEGAYSNLLLNGAIQSAGLSGPDVGLATELVYGTISRRSTIDYFLGKFVSKGLGKLQPWVRNLLRLSFYQLYYLDRIPAHAAVNEAVNIAKKRGHQGISGMVNGVLRNVLRQKETLKLPEDLPAAQRIALAESHPEWMVEGWIRQYGADTAEAICRADNEPPSVSVRVNRTKTDREGLLKEMTAQGFEAAASPLSGDGIIVQGGGNMALSAWYREGLLSVQDESSMLVAEAVDARPGMKVLDCCAAPGGKSCHIAERMEGSGTVIANDVHAHKAKLIQDQAERLGLPNVHIRISDALELAGQYEPASFDRILLDAPCSGLGVIRRKPDLKWTKSPQDLAEIAQLQQRLLDAVCGLLKPGGVLVYSTCTIERAENAGAVEAFLARHPEFAADETPQLFRRLTAAADRESVGLQVLPQDAGSDGFYIARLVKQA